The sequence TGTTATTTCTAGGCTATCTTACGATTAATTTCATCGGAGGGCTGCTGTCTATTCTTGTTTTGCTAGGGCTTGATAAACATTCAAGTATCTCGAACAAACTgatgttttaaattttcttgattCACGGATAGCTGCTTGCAATTTACAAggattatttaaattttgatgGCTTGTAGATATCATTCTACTGCTAATTTTCATCGCTTATAAACTTGAGAGGTCAACTTGATGTATGCTGAGGTCAACTTCTACAGAAAAATGGCATCTGATACAGGTACCTCCCACCTACTTTTGTCTCCTTGGTGTATGCTGAAGTCAATGCTGCAACAATCCTTGACATAAAATCATGTAGTATTTTGATATGAACACGAGATCTAGTTTGTTTGATCATACTATTATATGTAATTTATCTACTGATGTCGTGGAATCATTTTTTCTCATGATCAATGTACTACCTTTTGGAAGGAGTAGCTATTGTGGTCATGGGAGTCAGTGGTGCTGGAAAATCGTAAGTTTAAAGTTCATCTATTGATTCCATATTTGTCATCTTTCATCTTTTCTTATGGCAGATTTCAAATGATTAGTTGAAGATAAAGTGATTGGCCTGTGTCTGTATGCTCCTGCATTATACAAATCTTAACGAATACCCCATACGATTACTTGAATAACAATGTGTTGAGACATATTATTGCCTTAGCTACAAACATAAATTTGTTTGTTGATGGTCATATAATTCATGTTCAGCTATTTCTTTCCCGACTAGGATACTGACGATTGAACTGTATCGAATTTGTGACTTCAAGAATACAAGGTTCAATATCCTCTTCCATAAGTTAGGCCTCTGCAAATTATTACGACATGGTAGCTTAAACTCTCATCCTAATTAGATGACTGGATGAGTGAATGAACTGATCGAGTTCACTACTTGAAAGTATTGATTTTTGGAGGTGAAATTGTGCAATTTGCTTCCTGTgcaaaatgatttaaaattctCAAGAGCCTATCTTATTTTCCCAATGCATCGTTACTTATTACAATGCTGCTGGTGTGATATGTTCTCTCTTCTGCAGAACAATTGGTGGGATGCTGGCAAAATTGCTAAACGGCTGCTTTATTGATGCTGACGATTATCATCCTCAGTCCAACAAAGGTAGATTTGCGTCTGCATTTTACCTGAATCCTGTGGTTTTATATTGGATAAAAAATAAGCTAATTTGTTCAACAAACAGATAAGATGAAAAACGGGGTCCCTTTGACAGATGATGATCGAATACCTTGGCTCG is a genomic window of Primulina huaijiensis isolate GDHJ02 unplaced genomic scaffold, ASM1229523v2 scaffold207230, whole genome shotgun sequence containing:
- the LOC140966583 gene encoding gluconokinase-like, translating into MYAEVNFYRKMASDTGVAIVVMGVSGAGKSTIGGMLAKLLNGCFIDADDYHPQSNKDKMKNGVPLTDDDRIPWLETLRDTLRVRLVNGETVILGCSALKESYREILRHA